DNA sequence from the Bombus pyrosoma isolate SC7728 linkage group LG12, ASM1482585v1, whole genome shotgun sequence genome:
CGAAGTCAAGCattctctgtttttttttttttagtaaagaTCCTGTAATCTCGAAAATTTGTTCTCGTACTTTAGTCTTATGTCGTGATAATACCTGTTTCGATGAGAGCTTACGGCCGAGATTACGGAGAAATCGTAGAGCGAAGCGAAGATACGACATTTGAAAAATGGTAATTCGTTTCAACTGATTTCAGAATAATCGATCTgcgtataaaacaaaatttattatgcgTCCGTtggagaaattttgtttcgttcgttaGAACATGCTGAGCGAATATCGATGCTCGTAATTTTGTTAATCGATGCTTCTCGCCAAACGTTATGGTAATTTTGATAAGCGTTcagtttaaacaaatattcggaagttttttaaaattagaaaattaaccGATCgataaagatgcaaaaatatataaagctCGAGTTATTAAAACTATTCTCTGAAGGGTATTTTTAAAGAAGCGACGATGCGAGTGACGATGGGGTGCAAAAAGGGAACTGCCGTTTGGCTCGAATTTATCGATAAGTTGAATTTATCAACGTTACCTACCCGATTCTCCGCGAGAACggtatacgaaaatattcgatattttatgtttctttcctCTTGAATTTCTTACGACGCTATCAGTGATACCTTGTGACCTGTTTTTGACATGTTTCGTACTCGGATTAAGTCGCTGCTTGATTAACATCTTGATTAAACCAGGTTGTCAGATAAACTCTCTTGTAATAAACACGACGATTGCTCTACGTTACAGACATCAAGGTATTCAGAAACTTTGGCtcgaaaaattcaatcgacattttttttaatccgTTTCCATCGTACTCcagttattttaaaattaccaTGCGTACTTTTCCATTGCTTGTTACCGATCGAATATTATGTTACTACATTGCGAATCGAATAATCCTAAGAGTTTGTTTTTGCCTATTATACGTTTTTGCGTATATCAATCGTTGCATACATATCGAATCACCGGGAGAACGATACGGATGATAAGGTAAAAAATAGGCAGGGTGTTTCTTAATCCCCTACTCCAGTAAATGGTAATTTTCCATAATAGTTTTCTATACAATAATTTCCCACGTGCTCGATTCCCGTCGCTCGAACGAACACGTTATATAAGGAAATCGACATTTACGACTTTCACAGATTTTTATTCACATCTTAATTACTGTCGTACAAACGTTTAATTGTGattaatacgtataattatttaaataaatctgctgctacgataattttatcgtatttaataATCTTATTGCAATTATCCagaatttaatacaattgaTAAAGTAAGAATACCTATtcgcttttaattttcttctttttctttctttctttttttctctttttagcTGTGTCATTCCTCTAGCAAACGATgcttaaatataaataattagatagATATAGTCTTACATTAGATATAGATAcaaatgatttatttcttaatgaaTTAACACTCGATGGAATTGATTATCTTATCCGTTTCGTTATTTAGGATTAAATACGATGGAATCGAGAATCGAATCGTAACCTTCGGAATGGTTTGGTGAATGCAAGGTTGTTCGATGAATTTCCCAGAAGTATGGTTTATACACGGTCGTTTTTTCTTCTGAGCGATGCACGACGTGTCCGCGGATGTGCTCGATGGCACGAACGTGATTTTCACACCACCGTAACGTTTCACGCGGGGAAATACCTGACCGGATTCTCGGTCATGGCTTCGGCAGTGAGTCAGGGTCTCGATACAGCTTCTACGTCATCGGGTGTTACCACGGGCCAATGACGATCCCCAAGCGCGTACTCTGCTCGCGATTAAACCGTCTAAGATTAGGCGATGCTTCTTTGGGTTTGCTTTTTATAGTGTTCACTCGTCGAgcaagaagaatatttcaaacatactGTTCACACGCTACAAGATAAATATTTGCTGCGAGTACACGTacccttttttcctttcgcgttttttttttttttttttttcattttttcatcgaCACCTATTTTTTGGATAACCAAGAAAGAACTCGAAGTTTGCCATAAGTTTTTACGTCGTCTGGGGTATTGGCATTCCTTCGCTCGTATGGGATCAACAATACGTACAATAAAATCAACGTTTGCTCactaattcaattttcatactttcgaaacgatcgacgtTTTATCGTCTATTTAAAGTGTAAACGATCGgaaagtgaaataattttctgtgtaTGTGACGAACCTTGGCCACGCGAATGCACGCGAAAGAAGCGAAATACACGTTTcacgtaaattattattattattattaagttacGCTGTCCTTAATCGCTTTCTTCCTAAATTTCATGACTTTCatcttgttttcctttttttctttttttcaatcaaattgatattattcaaatatcgtGGGTATTGAAACTTGCCCAACGCGCAATATCAACAACGTATTTGTTCTTGGAATAACAGTTTATGGCGGAGCAACAACGATTAacctatttaattaaaagctatTTAACTGACGTAGTTATCAGATATATGTACTTACGCTTTTCTTTACTCAACCACATTTTCTTACCTAACCGTTCCTGTTCTATGTCTTTCACGCGAATAACAACCAGTAGCGGTCTCTCGGTAGATGTTACCCGTTTCCTTGTCTGTTTTGCACGTGACAATCGAGATAATGCGAGTCACGCGCCTCCGCAAGTTTTCTGAAACTTCGTAGAGCGGCGTAGAGTAAGTACGTTTATCGCGTTTCGAAGAAAACCTGTTCGTAACGTCGCATGGAAAAGTCTTTAGCTTATCTCTTTATGCAGATCGTATTTTCATTCTCGCGCTCCGAAATGATTAGTTGTTTGCGAAACGGAGTAACACGGCCAGAAAATCGTTTTGACCCTCGTTGTACGCTCGAGGAAAAACGTTCACGAAGCGATGATTATCAGTAGCGAcccaaataataatatcaccGGCGTAGAAACGATGTGCGCGAACTTAATCGTGTTCCATAAGAGCAGCGACCTTTCTTATGTCGTTCAAGTTACAAACGTTGTGACACAAATTTTACAGAATTCGCGTGTCACCATTGAGAAGATTTCCAGAGTCACAAAGTAGCCTGCTTTCGCTCAACGCTCTAAGCTTAGAACGTACTTTTCTTTTAGCCTCGTTCAGTTTGGTAGCGAGATGAACTTgcattagaaaaattgaattttaccatattcgatatttaacgaTAACTCTTCCTTTCGAATTTCCATTTACCGGTTAAAAAATTCTCGCCTGTTCAAAAACCTTCATTTGTACGTTGCTcgcgatagaaaattttcaaatttacgtATCTCTAATTACTTGCTATGTAATAGAGGTTATTACCTCTTGCTTTTTAACCTTACATATTCTACCTTTATCGCTCTTTTCGTTTAGCGAAGTTTAGTTTTAACGTTTCGTCATTTTTAAAATCGCTCCTTACAGAGACAATATTTACTTCCTAATCTATTAGATGCAGTTATTTGACTTTAACGAgcatttaaatttacattcgaAAAGTTTCCATAAGTTATGTTTAAAGTTGCTAACATCGAACATTGACTgctattatttcttaaaatagaATGGTACGACCGAATAAAACGATCGTACAGACCGTGTTGCTCGACTGTTACGGATCACATAATGGTTATAGACTGAACTGGACTCGGTTATAAGCAAGATGCCTGTAAAACTAACCTTAGGTATCGTGTAATTTCATAGTTTCGCGCTAAACATAGCTGACTGAATTGAAAGGTCGCGAAATTGTATCGGAATAGAACGACAAACGAATTTCATAGCCGAGCTGAATACAATCTTCCTTCGATTCAACTTACATGCACAGACAGATAACTGTTATCTCTTCTCTTCGTTGCACCGTTGCACGTGTTGCACGTTGCGTGTCACTGATTCGTCTCGCACGTGATGCCATCTAGTCACCGATTAGTTAAATTCCCCATACCTCAACAGAATTGTCTATTTCGGCAACTGCTGACTTTCCTACTTACTGACAAACAACGATCATACGCTCTGTCCCTCTCCCGTTCCTTTGCACTTTTAATTCTTTGTCTCTTATAATCGTTGtctttgtcttttgtctttgCGATCGAAATACGAATTTCAAAGACAAAGAGGGGATACCTTTTTCGAGCGAAATAAACACTCTGCTAACAACTTTTGTATTCTTCAAATAGTGCGCCGGTTATGCGCATAATCGTTAAATAACTCATCGCAATATATTCATAATGGAAATGTAACTGTATAGAAGTACGGACTAGTGAATCATTCGACGATATCGCTTGTTTGCTTTAACCGTATGAAACGCGCGACCGACGTGAAATTGCCGATCTTGTTACGAAATGGCTGGTTGTTCCCTATGTTTTTCGCCTGTACTGCCCCCCTGCTATTCTTTATCGAGATACAAAAGGGGGAATTCGTATTTTCTTGTCACGTGTTTCGTTGGAGTTCGATTACGAACAAACGGAGCGTCACGAGGGCTTGACGTAGACGTAACGATTGCTACGAGCTTTCTGCGAATGAGACGCAAGTGCGTCGTTATGGGATATCGTCTTGGACTTCGCGCGGTGCCATTAAACGAAGTCGATAACGGAGCTTTCTCGATAACCGATCGGAGGTTAATCATACTCCAGTGGACCGGCGCGATGCAGATTCGATTCTGGAAAATAGTGCCTCTTGGTTTGGACTTTAGTACAACCTCTATCGCGTTTCTTCACCCGCGTAAAAATCTATCAATACCATGATTCTTTACTTCGCGAACGTGTTTCCGTTTATAGCTACTACATCGTTCGTATGGGATATAAAGAAGGCGCTATGATTCTTGCGAACGTTGCGTTTTTGCAGAATTTACAGCCGCATtgattgatattaataaacgattgGAGTACGTGATATTAGTCAGGATACTATCGCAATGTATGATTGGAATAGCAGCGTGTGTCGATCGAAGTCGAACCAACGACGAACGTTTCTTTTACTCCTGGgaaatcataataatttatgttcgtaacaaaaataatacgtAGCCAGTTGCGTCAGGGTTACTAAAAACAGCACGTGTCCATTCACAAGGTGTTGTTCGTAATCAGTCTCGCACGTTTGTCCtcgtaaatgtatttttcgcAGTCAACGTGATCATTCGTCCACCGGAGACATTAGATATGCGATATTCTAGAATTAGACGACTTATGCGAAAAGGAATGCTTCATATGCATCGAGAGTGGCgagaaaaataacatttccGTGAGAAGCTATGTAATTGTTCGTGTTACTGGTACAGTCTTATCAGCAACGGAATCGGCGATTTAACCTTGATAAACATTCGGATcgcttaaaaaaaatttttttttttcaaatcatttatatccgtttctctctatcttcgcttaaatttttttttattcaaacagCATTATCATCCTCGCACGGaattgttcttttcttcttatcaAGGCCATTCATCTTTCCTACGTCAAGCTGTAAAGTCTTCGTAGGAAGGCACGTTTCCGGGTACAAGCGACGTGAAAAACACGTTTCGCAatagtatattaaaatcaacgGCCGTGCGTTCTAGCTTTCTGGTATCCGATTTGCTTATTCAAACGAGTTGgataacaatatattaatgttCGAGCGTTCCGTTTTCATATCTAATACGATGTTACGGATGATAAAAACTATCGTTTACCGAGGTAGCTACTAAAAAAAGTTGTAAGACGAGAGGAGTTTTTTAAGACGTTTCCTTTATTTACCGACTAATTTACTAGTTATATTTCTGCTTATCGGTGAAGTTATCGTTATCGACTCGCTATGTCGCTTGGCTCGAATTGGGCAAAGCTTTCTTTTCCATAGTTACAGAAGCGCCCAGCGTGCGGCTATCTTGGCCGAAGCGTTTTGCCAATGTAAAGAACCACAACGTTTTTGCTGCATCGAATTACCGACCGATGTAACGGTGAACCGAACGATGCTCGATCGCGGCAAATTTTTCAGCTCGTCCAAACGATTATCGATCGACGGATAAAGCGCACCGTTGAACCAATGCTTTGTAGCGTGTCTTAAATACAAACATAGACGTGCCGCAAGATGCTTAcagcgttcgtttgttattacCAGTGGCGATGAAGCTGCTAGATCCGGTGATACCCGgttatcgtttaaaaaacaCCAGGAGGTCAAGCGTTTCTCGATAAACTCTGGTCATAACACAGGCTTCGATGTCAGCCGCAAAGTTCTCCCTGATCCGGTTATATCCGGAATGCCGATAACTCGACCCCGTTAATGTGGTTCCCCAGTGATTTTTCGCGATCCGGCTCCTTTCCCGGATCGCCGCGCTGTTCTCGTCGCGTCTCGTCGAATCAGCAGAAACGTCGAAGTCGAGGGTCAACGAGCAATTCTCGATTACAGTTCGCTGTACCGAGTCTGTACATCGAACGCTATAGCGTTCGTCGGATAATGCCACGAGGACGAACTCCGTGGTATCGAGTTTCGAGTTCGTAGGATCttccgttttatttattatctttttcctcGTTAAGCGTATGATAATTCGCAGCGAGGTTTGTTCCGACGATTACGATGAAACCATCGATCTGGCAAATTCCCCGATACACACACTTTTCTCTTATAAATTCGCATTTCGATTTCGTCGAGGAACGTATAGATCCGTATTacgatttccttcgtttcgtcCAACTACACAGGCTTTCCTAAAATACCATTACGGCAACTGCGATCATAAACATTTGGCCAGGCTCCACGATCGCGATTCCGTGGCACcgatgtaaaataatttattttatcttgcCACGTGCGTGATTAGTCGTGGCCGGTGCATGTATCTGGTTCAAGGCGGTAATCCGCGTGCTCGTCGGTTAGAAAGAAGGCGCTCTCCTCGCGGCTCGGTCGCCGCTTTTTTTCCCCCCGCGGTTGGCGTTAGCGGCAATTCAGTTCGAGCCGTGTGCATCGAATGCACTCGCGtgcgaacgaagaaaattgccACGGAAGAGAATTCTCGGGGCTGGCTTCCTCGGTGAAACGTGTTTCCTCACGTGTTGGGCGTTATGCATCGCGCTTACAACACGTGATAGCGGCGGCGCGGCGTCATCGTCGAAGCGGCATCTCCCTCCTCGTTAAAGGAACGTAGGCGCCGCCGGCTGTGGATCGCAGTCGTGGTCGTACCATATCGAAGCACGCATAGTGTGTCGCTGCCTTCGCGACATCGTACGAGTCGTATCGTTTCGTCTCGTTTCGTCTCGCTTTATCGACGGtgtttctctattttcgtCAGTTTATACGAGTCGTTGCTTTCCTTTGCGACAGTATGCGCAACTCTCTGTCGTTTCTTTATGGAATATATCGTTGATTATCGTGTACATAGATCGTGAAATagaagttttttttttctgcaGTGAATACCACCGAAGTAACGTTCGCCGAGATTCGAATCGAGTGACGTCTTTGAAAGGGGGCGATATAGAGGCGCGATTCGTGGAAACGTTCGAACGTGCCACTTACAGCAATATTCTTGGATGTAAGATACAATTTCGTCAGGCTTCTAATTAAATTGCTAAGAGGGGCCCTCTCGTATCGTGCCACCATTCCGCCAAGTTGTTCGCGCGTGTGAGTGCCTGTGATTGTACGATTACTTGAAAACGGAGCAGGACTGCGGCGTATTAGTTTTCACGCGTTCTTGCGTTCCGAACACGATGGTGACGCACAGTATGGACAATATTTTGAACATGCAATACTACACCGCGAATAGCCACGTCGATGCGGTAGCGCATTCACCACCGTTGAGGAAGAGACGCTGTATGAATAAAGAGGTGACATCTTATTTCACGATCggcaattttcttctcttttgaGCCGCGCCACTTTGTCTCCTCGTTTCGCCGAGCATTTCGCGAACCGTctttttcgcttcttttcgACCTCGAAGCATCGCGAGGTTCAACGAATTCGAGAAACTTCGCTATTCGTTTTCGGAATTTACCGTATCTTAAAGTGCGCGGCGAAACGATGTTTGTTATCGAATAACAGCATCTACGTAGGAGGAGAATCGTGGCATCTGTGTCGAAAGCACAAAGTGACATCTAACATCGTCCGACTCGTCATCGTCTTTTCGCATCGCGTAAACTTTCGTCAAATGCAAACGTAACGTTCTGCTACACATCAGATACCACAATTATCTATCATAAATCGGAAAAATTGTTGGCAAGCTTCAGATAACGTAACAATATTACCAACCGCGTCATACATACTGCTCGATTATATACACATGCTCTCGGAATAGCGCAATGATGTGTCGTATTGTTGATTATCTTGtggaaacgatcgtttcgctGTCATCTTCGTTATCTTACGAAAACGGTCGAAAGTTTTAATAACGTGTTATTTGTTCTCTCGTGTTGCAGCAAGATCCAATGTCTCATAGGATTATCGAAAAACGCAGGAGAGATCGTATGAATAATTGTTTGGCCGACTTGAGTAGGCTGATACCGGCCGAGTACTTGAAGAAAGGCCGAGGAAGAGTGGAGAAGACCGAAATCATTGAAATGGCTATACGTCACATGAAGCATCTTCAAGGTCTTCGACAAGGTACTGATCGGATCAATCGGAAAGAATATTTGGATGTAAATTAGGCTTTccaaaaaaatgtttgtaattttttaaccaCTCAGCCACGTTTGAACCTTTTCGTAAgatttttctaagaaaataacGCTGCTTTTACTTTATTCCTTAATGCCAATTTCTTATTACTTTCACCTAATTTCCTAGAAGATAACAATTCTCTTACAAAAATGTCGAGTTAATATGAGATTTTATGTCCTCTGATTATCTTGTGATTATCTTTTTGATAATATAGCAGACGTATCTGGGTTTATTTCGTTAAACGGTTACTGAAAGTTTAGTAATCTCGCTCGAAGATAGCTGACGCTAACTTTGACTGTATCGATAATTTGTCGTATTTACAAGAACGTTATGAAATTTCAGAGTCGAAACACCCGGCCGTGACGTCGGTGCACACGCATCCCGAAGACAGTGTGGACAGTGTATCGCATTCAACTATCGCATCTACCGCGGCAGAGCACTACAGGCTGGGTTTCCAAGAGTGTCTGAGCGAAACCGTGCATTTCCTCGTGGAGGTGGAGGGCTTTTTTGCCAGAGACTCTTTATGTGTTCAACTGATCAATCATTTGCAGCAGCACTGCGAGAAGATCCTAGCTACCAGTGAGTAGAAGTTCttacgaaatgaaataacgAAGAGTAGCGTAAATTAGTACAGCGCAAAGTTCCTACAAATGgatgaaaagaaaggagaaaacggGAGATCAAATAAGAAACCGAAATTAATGGCGTGAGTTTTATACAGATTACAAGATTACAAAATTCACGATTGCAGGTGACAGGCTAGGTTTTCCTCATCCAGAGATGCCAACCGCGAACGGTATCGCGAATGGCTCTAGTTACGCGCACACCAGCATTCCGACGATGTGTCAGCCGAACGGTCATTCGGACCACGGCTCGAGCTCCGGTGCGAGTTCCTTCGGTGATCC
Encoded proteins:
- the LOC122573590 gene encoding transcription factor cwo isoform X6, whose translation is MVTHSMDNILNMQYYTANSHVDAVAHSPPLRKRRCMNKEQDPMSHRIIEKRRRDRMNNCLADLSRLIPAEYLKKGRGRVEKTEIIEMAIRHMKHLQGLRQESKHPAVTSVHTHPEDSVDSVSHSTIASTAAEHYRLGFQECLSETVHFLVEVEGFFARDSLCVQLINHLQQHCEKILATSDRLGFPHPEMPTANGIANGSSYAHTSIPTMCQPNGHSDHGSSSGASSFGDPERPLRPAIIPPPTIASDDSNHSSHSHSTPPSTNCKPSNYKFKSSIKQRFSAERIKSSPPPTISMEKPSASHGVPIFALHDGGAFYVPLTVEASLLRPHLNFMSDTGPDTVLHPVTISVNFNHSSPPAWSHHHSPTHQQ
- the LOC122573590 gene encoding transcription factor cwo isoform X7, producing the protein MRQDDGDTELLGGQLRSFYASKIREQDPMSHRIIEKRRRDRMNNCLADLSRLIPAEYLKKGRGRVEKTEIIEMAIRHMKHLQGLRQESKHPAVTSVHTHPEDSVDSVSHSTIASTAAEHYRLGFQECLSETVHFLVEVEGFFARDSLCVQLINHLQQHCEKILATSDRLGFPHPEMPTANGIANGSSYAHTSIPTMCQPNGHSDHGSSSGASSFGDPERPLRPAIIPPPTIASDDSNHSSHSHSTPPSTNCKPSNYKFKSSIKQRFSAERIKSSPPPTISMEKPSASHGVPIFALHDGGAFYVPLTVEASLLRPHLNFMSDTGPDTVLHPVTISVNFNHSSPPAWSHHHSPTHQQ
- the LOC122573590 gene encoding transcription factor cwo isoform X8 — encoded protein: MSHRIIEKRRRDRMNNCLADLSRLIPAEYLKKGRGRVEKTEIIEMAIRHMKHLQGLRQESKHPAVTSVHTHPEDSVDSVSHSTIASTAAEHYRLGFQECLSETVHFLVEVEGFFARDSLCVQLINHLQQHCEKILATSDRLGFPHPEMPTANGIANGSSYAHTSIPTMCQPNGHSDHGSSSGASSFGDPERPLRPAIIPPPTIASDDSNHSSHSHSTPPSTNCKPSNYKFKSSIKQRFSAERIKSSPPPTISMEKPSASHGVPIFALHDGGAFYVPLTVEASLLRPHLNFMSDTGPDTVLHPVTISVNFNHSSPPAWSHHHSPTHQQ
- the LOC122573590 gene encoding transcription factor cwo isoform X5; the protein is MDISSLDARSCKDEIYRMGIGAGYCEGNLNFATASEDDEVYTKKKVSRQDPMSHRIIEKRRRDRMNNCLADLSRLIPAEYLKKGRGRVEKTEIIEMAIRHMKHLQGLRQESKHPAVTSVHTHPEDSVDSVSHSTIASTAAEHYRLGFQECLSETVHFLVEVEGFFARDSLCVQLINHLQQHCEKILATSDRLGFPHPEMPTANGIANGSSYAHTSIPTMCQPNGHSDHGSSSGASSFGDPERPLRPAIIPPPTIASDDSNHSSHSHSTPPSTNCKPSNYKFKSSIKQRFSAERIKSSPPPTISMEKPSASHGVPIFALHDGGAFYVPLTVEASLLRPHLNFMSDTGPDTVLHPVTISVNFNHSSPPAWSHHHSPTHQQ
- the LOC122573590 gene encoding transcription factor cwo isoform X4 — translated: MDISRQVNYSLDARSCKDEIYRMGIGAGYCEGNLNFATASEDDEVYTKKKVSRQDPMSHRIIEKRRRDRMNNCLADLSRLIPAEYLKKGRGRVEKTEIIEMAIRHMKHLQGLRQESKHPAVTSVHTHPEDSVDSVSHSTIASTAAEHYRLGFQECLSETVHFLVEVEGFFARDSLCVQLINHLQQHCEKILATSDRLGFPHPEMPTANGIANGSSYAHTSIPTMCQPNGHSDHGSSSGASSFGDPERPLRPAIIPPPTIASDDSNHSSHSHSTPPSTNCKPSNYKFKSSIKQRFSAERIKSSPPPTISMEKPSASHGVPIFALHDGGAFYVPLTVEASLLRPHLNFMSDTGPDTVLHPVTISVNFNHSSPPAWSHHHSPTHQQ